CCGTATTAGGAGAATTGCTCCGATGACAACGCTGACATCATCACTTTCGAAGCGCCGCTGGTTCAAGCTTTTCAGACAGATTCGACATTTCTGCTGCATGCCATGGAAAGAGCAGAGCATGATCGCCGAAGCCTTCCTTCTGCTTGCCGCAACACGGGCGGCATTGCTTGTTGTCCCGTTTCGTGCGGCGGCAGGGTGGGTTGGAGTCATTGTTCCGCCTAATGCCCCGGGGCTATCGCCGGCCCAGGGACTTGCAGATGAACAGCGCAGGATTGCGGAGGAAGTGGCAACTGTCGTACGGCGAGCGTCCAGCATGGCGATCTTCGAGTCAACGTGTCTGCCACAAGCCCTCGCCGCGCGCATCATGCTCAAGCGGAGAGACGTGTCGAGCGTGATTCACTTTGGTGTGCGACGTGGTGAGGAGAAAAAATTGTTGGCACACGCCTGGCTGGAGGCGGGCGATATGGATGTCACCGGTGGCGCGGTGGCGAGTCAGTATTCTGAGATTGCGCTAGTTATTTGACGGCCTTACGCCGCTCGGCTTCACGGACCAACATCCGCGCGCGAAATGCTTCGGCAATGGAAGCAGCATCCACTTCATAACCGCACGATGCGGCGTAACCAACAAGAGCATCTTCATCGAAAGCCATCACCTGCGCTGGATCATGAGCACCGGTGATAGATCCTGACCTGAGGCTCGCCAAAAATTGGATCGCATTCTGCACGCGCTTTAGCGTCATGGTCGGTTATCCTCTGCGGTTGCCGGTTGTACCCCCAATGCTGTGAGGGCCATCAAAACAGCCGCCGTTGTAAAAATCCGGTAGGGCTCCTCAAGATTGCGGGCAGTGGCGCCGGTCCTGTCGTCGGTGTCAGTACTCACGATGTCAGTGCCAGATGGCCAGCTACCGTCCTCCAGTTGACGACGGGGTAAGGCTTCGGCGCGACGGTGGGCTTCCTGCTGGTCTGACGCATTGCCCAGCCGCAATATTCGTATGATCCAGGCATCGATCCAGGCACTTGGTGCGGATGACCTGTAGGACCAGGCCCAGAGAATAGCGCGATCGACCGATGCGCGATGCCCAGTCACGGAGGCAAGCGCCTCAGCCGCGAGAGCGGTAGACAATGCAGGACACCGCCACCAGTAGGCCGTCCAGGAGCCATCATCATTCTGGGTTTCACGGAGCCGTCTCAACGGAAGGCTTCCGAGTAAAGGCGCTACATTCGCCGCCGTACAGAGATGTTCGGACTGCCACCCATCGTCATTCTCTTTTGTCGCATGACCGCGGTACTGAACAGATACGCCGGCCTGGTAGGTTGATATTCCGCCATGTGGCAAAAGGTGTGCGCTTAGAAACTGCATGGCGTGTGCCGATGCCATCCCCTCATAGCCCATCCGTCGGAACAAATGCACTGCCCATGCTGTTGAGTCTGCATCAGGAGGTAGACACCTGTTCCAACCCCACCCTCCACCGGCTCGCTGACTGCCCAGCAATTTGTTGACTGCGTCCCCTGCCCCTCTGCGTGCATCGGGATCATTGATGCAACCTAGTGCATAACCAACAAAAGCCGTGGCCCATTCGTCACTTGGGCCTAAGTTCGTTCGAAACTCGGTCCACCAACCGCTCTGGTGTTGGCGACTTAATAGAAATTTGATGGCGGCGTTCACGGTGGCCGACAGGCAGGGCGGACGCGAAGTGGCAATGGCGACGGGATGTTCTGGTGGCGTGTCAGACCAGCAATGTTGAGCACTGACATACGCTTTCGCCGTCATCTTCCCCTCGGCCGAGAGAGTCACCTTGAGGTGTGACAGTGCGCGCTCTACATACGGGACCGCATCGCCTGACCGGAGTTCTGTTGCCAGTAACCAACCTAGTGGCCAGGTTTGTTTTGGCATATAGGGATACAACCGGCCTTCAACTTTCAGCAGGCAAGCGGCTTCCGGCTCAGTGCAGATTCCAAGTTTTTCCAGGAGCACGAATAACTGTTGCCAGCGCGGCTCGGAAGCCGGTTGCTCATCGAACATGATCTCGAAGCCGATATCTTTGGTCGGACGAAGCTCCATGAAGTTGATGGCAACGGTGACGATGTCCGCTATCTCGACGAGTTCGTCGAATAACTCCAAAGCAGGCGACGCCTCTCCAGGCCAGGCGATTTCTTCCAGCAGCAGACTGAGCTTTGATTGGCGTACGTTTCTATAGTTGACCCTTAGAAGATCGCCGCGCAGAGGCATGGAGCCGATGTGACTTATCGAAACATTGTCCGGCATGGTGGGAGCCCAGGGAGGAGCCTCCTGGCTGGCCACGGCGGTTTCCGAAATTTGCCCAGCTGCCATGAGAGCCCGCAGTTGTCGCATGCGCAGATCATGGAGCGACGGTTCCGGTAAGGCCGGAAACTTGGCATCGACGGGAAGAAAGACCGAGGCCGGCTGATGCAAACGATCAAAATCCCATTCGAAGAAGATGGCGCGTGTTGGCTTGGCCTGAGAGTCGTCGCTTTCTCCTGACGCGACAAATTCCTGTAGCTGAGGCGGATACTGAGGCGAAGGACGGTTTTGCAGGAACCACGCGAGAGCATCATCGTCGTCGCCGTATGGCTGCACCATCTGGTGCAGATCAGGAGTTTGCGCTCCCGCATTCAATCTGAGTTCTAGGGCCAGCCTCGGGATAGGCGCAAGCTGCTGAGCGGCGCGACGGATGCTCTCACGCGTCTGATCGTCAAGATGAAACTCGGAAAGTACAGGCCAAAGAAACTGAAGACATCCCTCGGCGGCTAGAAAGGGACCAGCAACGGTCGTGGAGCTCTTGCTGCCGCTCATGACTGCTTCGACAGGCAAAGCTGTAAGCTCTCCGCAAATACCTCTGCCGATTGCCTCAAGAGAGAAAGATTGTCCGGCATCTGCAGTTCCAGGACACTGGCCTGGGAAACCAGATGACTCATCATCCGTCCGGCAGCAAGAGGTGGGGCATTGGGGGGCAATGGATCGCGGATCAGATGCCTGGCGAGGTGTAGCACGGCACTTTGGCCGGATAGCTTTCGTATTTGCGGGCTTTCGAGGGATAAACTGCGTGGAAGCAGACAAATCGCAGCCGCAATCCGGAATGAGGAATCTTCCAAATTTTCGTCTTCCGGGATTAGTGCAGGAAGCAATAGCTTTTCATCCCATTGTTCCTCGAAGTCTCCAGGCAGGGTCTTTGCCCAGCGCTCCTGAGCCGTCTCGGGTGAGTGTCCAAGCGCTTGCAGGCTGTCGAGACGCAGCTTGTTACGACGCAATCCGGGGAGTGCGCACACTGTGCTTTCGTCACAGCAGATCACCCTCACCAGATCATCAGCAAGAAGAGACCAGCCTGAACGCTGTAGCGCAGCAGAGAGAGTCGATTTACCCGCTCCCTTAGGACCCATCAAAAGGATGGCCTCGCCGGCTTTTACCAGGGCTGCTGCGTGAAACGCAGGGAGGTTCAACCGGCACAAGACCGTGCGCATCACCGGCTCAAGGAGAAGTTCTCTCAAGTTGCTCTGTGCAACAGATGGGAGAGCTGAGGACCGGACGACGCGGCCGTCCAATGACACGCGAAACCGGCAGCGAACTTTCCCGCCGGTCCCGAAATCGTGTTGGATCCAGGTTTTGTCCTTTTCAAGGATGGGGCCGGTAGCCGCGACGTCGACGTCCTGTAGATCAGCCGCCATCGCATCGGACCAGGAATGAAACCAGGATACGTCGGCGTTGGCAGAAAGCGCTGCAGCTTCCCCTTCGTCAATGCTGAGTCCGTAATGGAACATTCTCTTGGTAGCAATCGACGCGAAAGGCCATGGGGCAGCGCATGAAGTGTCTGCACCTATGCGAAAGAGGCGGATGTTTAGGAATACGCAGTGGTACCGTCACCGGTAGTGTTGCCGCTGCTACCAGCTTGAGTGATCTCTTCAATCTTGCCGTATTCCACCAGTTCTGACTCCACAAACTGAGACTGGTTTGCGGTGAGAAGCACCTCTTCCGAGGGTAATTTCTGCATAAATTCTCCTGAAGGTTCGCCGCAAGGATACGGTACCTGTTCGCCAACTGGCAAGAACTTGTTTTCCGTTACATTCGGAGGTTGATGAAGATTCGTATTTAGATTCCGGGAGTCCACTCGAGAGCATTTTCCCTGTTGCTGGGTATCCCGGAAGAGGCGTGCAGCGGGGTTTTCATTGCGGAAAACGCCCATTGGTGTGGAAACCCTACACTACACCTACAGGGAAAATGCTCTATGGCATATAACTAACGTGCCGATATGAGGTGGGAGTGGACAACGACAAAAATACCTATCACCTGTCCGAGCAGGTTCTAGCCGTTGAGACAAACGGTGAGTACGTGTTAATGGATTATGGATCAGGCAAATTCTTCGGGATTCGCGGCGCAGCCCAAATTTTGGTGCAGCCACTACAGACAGGAATGACATTTGATGCCATGGTGGACCTGGTTCAGCGCCATTACAGGGTTGACGCGGTCCTTGCCGAGACAGATGTGCGGAAGATCCTATCCAGGCTGCTGGATGCGGGGCTGGT
This genomic window from Terriglobus albidus contains:
- a CDS encoding lasso peptide biosynthesis B2 protein; this encodes MTTLTSSLSKRRWFKLFRQIRHFCCMPWKEQSMIAEAFLLLAATRAALLVVPFRAAAGWVGVIVPPNAPGLSPAQGLADEQRRIAEEVATVVRRASSMAIFESTCLPQALAARIMLKRRDVSSVIHFGVRRGEEKKLLAHAWLEAGDMDVTGGAVASQYSEIALVI
- a CDS encoding PqqD family protein, giving the protein MDNDKNTYHLSEQVLAVETNGEYVLMDYGSGKFFGIRGAAQILVQPLQTGMTFDAMVDLVQRHYRVDAVLAETDVRKILSRLLDAGLVLDRGAPQ
- a CDS encoding prenyltransferase/squalene oxidase repeat-containing protein, which gives rise to MSGSKSSTTVAGPFLAAEGCLQFLWPVLSEFHLDDQTRESIRRAAQQLAPIPRLALELRLNAGAQTPDLHQMVQPYGDDDDALAWFLQNRPSPQYPPQLQEFVASGESDDSQAKPTRAIFFEWDFDRLHQPASVFLPVDAKFPALPEPSLHDLRMRQLRALMAAGQISETAVASQEAPPWAPTMPDNVSISHIGSMPLRGDLLRVNYRNVRQSKLSLLLEEIAWPGEASPALELFDELVEIADIVTVAINFMELRPTKDIGFEIMFDEQPASEPRWQQLFVLLEKLGICTEPEAACLLKVEGRLYPYMPKQTWPLGWLLATELRSGDAVPYVERALSHLKVTLSAEGKMTAKAYVSAQHCWSDTPPEHPVAIATSRPPCLSATVNAAIKFLLSRQHQSGWWTEFRTNLGPSDEWATAFVGYALGCINDPDARRGAGDAVNKLLGSQRAGGGWGWNRCLPPDADSTAWAVHLFRRMGYEGMASAHAMQFLSAHLLPHGGISTYQAGVSVQYRGHATKENDDGWQSEHLCTAANVAPLLGSLPLRRLRETQNDDGSWTAYWWRCPALSTALAAEALASVTGHRASVDRAILWAWSYRSSAPSAWIDAWIIRILRLGNASDQQEAHRRAEALPRRQLEDGSWPSGTDIVSTDTDDRTGATARNLEEPYRIFTTAAVLMALTALGVQPATAEDNRP